The nucleotide window TGTATCAAGCCGTCTACGGTTCAAACCCAGTTAATTTCTGCCAATCTTTTTTCGCATCTTTCCCAGTGTCATGAGATTTATAAATATCATGTTCTCACGCTCTTGTTTTTATCCAAGAGACTCTTTTGCACAAGCTAGTGTTCGTTTTAGGCAAGGCACCAGACTAAAAGACAAGTCAGCTGGGCTGAGGTGGAGTAGAATATCCTACAACACATTTGATTTCGTTTTGCACTGTAACCCTCGTGATTGTGCCACGCGAATCAGAGATATATACTTGGAACTAGAAATACCGACTTTTCTAATGACTGACATTTTAACGTTTCATTCCACATAGACATGTCTATTAATCTCTGCAATAACATGTTTGCTTGCGACTTCAATCTGAATGAAGACCCAGATGGAAAACCCAGCTTCAGATTGATTGCATGTATGAACATATAATATCCTTTAGTATCTGGATAGTTTTAATGATATTTGCCTCTGTCCCATGCCCTAAACACACGAGTTGATTGACATCATGTTACAGCTAATATGGTATCAGCCAGTACTAAACAgccaaatatttacacattcaggagccaaacaaaaattaaattttaatttatgctCGAATATGAGGTTAATATTAGgatgaaaaaatttaaaacgaACAAAAAACAcgcacaaacaaaaaaacacgcacaaacaaaaaacacacgcacaaacaaaaaacacgcacaaacaaaaaacaccataGCTAAAACTACACGATAGGTCTGTGTGCCTGCTGTACTGCGTCACATCTGTTGAAATAACGGTAGACAATTAACTGTGCATCAGTCTATAAATACCCTGAAAAAAATGACTTATTTATAACTGTCTCAGAAATCCAGCTCGGTATATAAGGCTCTGCATGGCGAGTGCATTTTGATCGATTAGTGCACACCTTTGTAGTCGGGAGTTCAGTCGGGCGTGGGCTACACTCTGTTTACCCTTATGCAATATTTTACATAGAATTGTTCACTCTGCTTGTGGGAAAATCTATTGACAGGAGCACAATGTCAGTATTAAGCCTGTGGCCTTTTCACTcgtcttttcttgttttttttgtgtttttttttgttttgtttttttgtttttgcttgttttttttttgttgttgttgtcgttgctGTTAACCTTCAAACTGCTACTTGTCATGACTGTATCAGGTGCTGTGGTTGCGTTCTGATAACGATGTGAAGTGTGAATTCAGGAATCAATCTTGTGTACCAGTTGTTAATTGAACAGCCATAATGAGCAGCGTTCACGAGGGGCGATTCTGCTCATCGACCAACAGAATCCAACCAAGTCCTAACATTATAATGCCATTCAATTTTAGTCGCATCCTGCAAATCGAATGGAATAGACCATGATATAGATTCATTCCAACAATCATATGCATCAAATTGTTTGGACAAGCCACGCTGGTTTAGTTAAATCGCTGTTTTACTGTATTTGTAGATGCTGTGTTTAACGTAAGGGTATGTCGGGGTATTATTAGACTTCTCCTGTTCAGATAGCCATATAGGCGATGTTTATGGCCTCTCTTTTGGGTGGGGAGCGGGGGTGCTTTTGTGAGTTTCAGTCCCATCATGTGAATGTatactttaatatttcatttgacaTTGCGCACCACACATTTAGAAACAGTTTGTTTAAGCATGCTGTGGATAGAGGTAAATTAACAATCATTATGGATAAAGGTAGAGCGCCCATTTCATTAGATAAGCTTTGGGTCCGAATCTGGCCAATCAAATGCAGGATCTTgcgattcaaatttgaaattactGAGCAGGTTAAAATGTCTATGTAATAATCTAACCATCAAAGCCTGTAAAAGTACCCAGTGACAGTAAGAATTATGTGGAATATTGCTAGATACAGATGGAAGATTGGACATTCCCGCATCAGACTACCTTGTTCAAATGGCCAATGAGGAAGACTAATCCTAACTACCCAAATATGTTCTGTTTGGGCTCCGTTGAAAGCCTTATGATGTTTTCCGACGGCTATTTATCATCACCTCTTATAGCAAAATAGATATATTCCAAGAAAAGTCAACAAAAGATATAACCTTGGTGTGGAAACAGGCCAGGGGATACGCCATGTCAATGGTAAAATAAGGTGCGCGTGACATCAGCGGATACAGAAGTAACTtgcgcctgattggttaaactTTATAATATGGCAGCGCTTTCGATTTTGTCAATGATTTCAAGAGTTTGTTTACTTTGGACTTCGACATCTAGGTTATGCAACATCATACAAATAAAATGGTACgcttttaaactttttgtgagATATTTtacccatgtatatgtatgtacgtggCCCAGTGATGTGTTAAATGCATCAAACAACAGGCCCGCTTAGGAACCAGTATAGGAGAATAAATCCTACTGATGGTAAGACATTCATTGGAAATCATCAGACTGATATCACATGATATTACGATGTCTGACTGTCCATTACATATTCAAAATATAACTCATAGAAAAACCCTGATAAGATGTAGCTATAAGCTGTCATACACTCGAATTCGAGCGAGACCGTTTCGGTAATATTCCACTGCAGAAAAGAATGATTTTCTCACTGGCTACAGCACCACTCTCTGCGGCACTATCAGCATATTAATACGCAATGTAGGATGCTGATGTCttattttatgttctttttAACCCATAGTAATAGGTCAAGATGTTTTATTCTGTGTCCCTTTTCTCAATTGCTTTGAAAAGGGACAACAACCTTAATGATCATAATATAAATTGTACCTGTAGCAACAAATAATACCAGCACCATTATGTGTGGTAAATTTATGAATATTGTTATTAAATTACCATGTATTACTTAATATGTCCGCATTGTAAGCCATCTTTATATAAGTACATATTTCTCATTTGTAACCTACACAACAAGCATTACTATTGTCCACATGACACGTGCAGTCCTCATTTCACGTATAGTACGAACATTAACCCTCTGAATTTCGGTTGTTTAATTCTATGTATGTTATTATTTACGTTTTGTACTCGGCCCTAAGTGTGCGTTTTGATTTAATAAAGCCTGAATTTCAGTCTGATCTGGCACAAATAATAAAGTCTTTATAAAGCCTATATGTGGTAAACAAGACGGTCATATAAACTGCTAAAGGCGCTGTCCCAACGAAGctagcaatatggtgggtgctGTTTTAGTGAGGGTTTAACTGATCTCACGTGGCCACACCACGCATGCCAGATTCACTAAAACGTGCACTACCGTAGGAATGACAGAGAGGCGTTGACTGTGGCCAAAACTAGCATGGTTGTTAGCATCATTGGTTTACTTgctcttttttttaactttcttggCGAAATGCGGTAATTTTCATTGAGCTCTGACCAATTTCCTTCGACCATTAACCTGACAAGTAAGTTAAGAAAACTTGGATGTACTGTGTTcaaaaaacaatcagatatataacCCTATATACAATAATGACCATAAAACTTTGAGAATCTATCAtcaattttgttcattttgtgttCTAATTCAGTTTATGTTAACCGCTTCGCGTGAAGGACACCCTTACTCACTTCAGTATGCTCGATAAACTAAACTGtggcttatttatttgcttgattagtgttttacgccgtatacaggaatatttcacttatacaacggcgtccagcattatggtgcgaggaaacagGGAGTTGCACAGGGGAAACCAAAATGTGAATCTGTAATGTTAGGAATAATGTGCATCCCAGCGCACACCTTTTTTAAATCAGTCACTGAATGAATTGTACATGACAGGCTTTGTGTAAATAGTTTGTAAAGCATTCTCTTTACCTATAGCTTGATGAAGCACCTCATTTGTTATCACCACAGAGTGAATGCGACGATTTCCAGTAACAGATGTTTACCAAAACAATAATTAGCACTCTGTCCATGGCAGACCGTGCTAACTTACCAGCTGAATAGATCCACGGGAACAGACCTCTGACTATGATCACTGAACAATCAGACTGAGATAAATTTCTTtcttattgtttgttttttttaaagttcctATCTGCCGGACAGATCtactttttgaattttgatgcCCGCATGTAGAACCATTATTATCTTTACCGAAAACAGCTTACTGAGTGACACGTTTAGATATGCACACGTAATTCAAGCGTCTCGAGGCATTAAAACAGTACCAGAGTTGTTATGGCATATACACACAAATAGAAGCTGCTGGTTTACCTTACACCTATGCGTTAACATTTAGATGGGGGAGATAATTACAGTGGATACAATGTGCGAAATGTCCCAAGTCATTCTTATTACAAACTTCATACGGAAAAAACAACAATGCCCAAAAAACtgaaaggggaagaaaacttgAAACGAAGTAAGAATCAGTAAAAAGACCATAAAAAACGCAGTGTGTTCTCGTGCACGAAAAGACAAATTGGTTGAACATCATTGCCAAAGAAGAATCAGACTGGCGTACTTAGCGGCATACATTAGtaatatgtgataaaaaaaatacaatctaAAAATAAGTGAATGTATGTTCACGTACAGTTTTTAAGGATCTTTCCGCTGATGTTTAGACTTTTATTTTCCTTATAAGGCAGGCGAGTAATTCTTTCAGTAGTGTTTAAAGGTGAATTAGTGTGAAGAAGGAAACCGCAGTTTTCAATCACGTAATAGTTTTAATCATTCCTTGTGAAAACATAGAGTGACAGGTCAGATATACTTCTCACATATTTTCCGCACCGCGCattttatacatcatataaaaCATTCATTAATTTGTATATATCATCAATAAACTGTTCTCACTCAAGAATGTGTAGCTATTTGATATTAGCGATATTATGTTCCATTAATTCATCACACCTGGTATACTGTCATAAAGTGTAGCATTGATAGTTCATATAGTTTCACCCCTGGGAATGCCGAACGGGTTTATTAAATAACTCTCGGAAACCATGGCGACAACGGACGTCAAACATCGCTAATTAAATtcacacaattcacacacaATTCATAAACAGGAAAACACTTTCACTACGTAGATGTCACTTGAGCGAATTCGTGTCCAAGAGAGCTGTGATCTAATTGGCTCATCTTGTTTACCAGACAGTACCGGTATATATAGACCAAGATCCAAAAGCGGGGTGATCAGAAAATGGACAGACATTGCCGTATGCTAACTTGCTCTGGCCGGATAGTAATCACTGTTTAAGcttcagaaaaaaaggaaattcaACATCCCACTTACAACTTAAAACTTTGTATTTATGCTGTAAAATACAGAAAGGGAACGTCATCACAGCTTGTCTTGAATATTTCACCACTTCGAGAATTTATTGAATGATATCAATAAAAGTTTGAGTCCATGCATCCGCGTAACTTTTAAGGTTTGAAACAAATGCTCATATATCTACCAATTTCACAGTTTGAGACCACGCACATGTCTGCTACGATTATAGTTTGAGACAATGCGCATATGAGTTGCTTCTATAGTTTAAGATGATGCGCATTTCTGTTACGTTGATAGCTTGACTATTCGCACATGTAATGATATGTTGACAGTCTGAGGTAAATTGTCAGGACGTTTAATGTAAAGGTAAAGCAACAGGACGAATGAAGCTATGTGGTTCTATAAGACAAAATAATTGGACTGCCTCGTGACTCGTAGTTTTGGATTTGTATATTGCTACAGAGAATGATTCTATCTCTTCAcacaattttctttattttcaggaAGTTTCAGAATGTCATTATGATTTAGCAGTAAGTGAATACCGGAAATACACaagaaaatacaataaaaacatttaggagataggcctacataaataGTTTATATCAAATTCATTTCGTCCGTTAAGAGGCTCGTGCATCTAGGGAAACTGAATAAAAACCACATATGCTTGGACCGCGGTGTGTAATCCTCAATAGTGCAAGATAACAcgatattcatatatatatgacaacGAAATGGCCCCCATAGCCTACCCCAGAAAATCACCTTTGTATCTATGCTATTCTGTGGGCTGCACTCGaatcaatattttaaatgtCTACATAACAAACTGTATATGTTTACAAACTGCAtatcattttatcatattttaccTGGTCATAAAGCTAATGGGAAACCTCCTGTCATTTGatcggtatatttacatgtctcTCACTGTGTCCACGCTCGTATTTCTTCAAGGCTTTGAGGaatggaaaacagaaaaacagaaacctAAAGTAAACCTTCCTGAAATCCCTCATAAACAGCGGATAAATAATGGGGTTGACTAGACTGTTGCAGTAACCCAGCCACACAAACACTTTAAAGACTTTCGGAGGAACGCAGCGACAAAACACTTCCACAATATTTGCGGTTAAGAATGGCGCCCACGTCAAAACGTACGCCCCCACGATAATTCCTAAAGTTATAGTGGCTTTTCGCGTAAAAGTTTCCCTCACAGTTTTTGACGGCACTTTCTGCATGCCCAGTAAAACATTGCCTGGCGTGGCCAACATTCGAAGTAAACAAAATTGCCTGTTGGCTTCCTTTGAAATGCGGTAATACAAGGTGAATGATATTAAAATCGGCAGCAAAATTGTCAGGGAAGAAACAGTGGCGGCAAACGGGAGGCTGACCACAAATATACATTGTGGGGTGTCGGAGTTGGCCGTAAGGTTCTCCAAGGTGGCTTCCATGTAGTGCCAGCCGTTTTCTATGGGTAGAAAGGAGGCCATAATGGCTATGAACCAGATCACAGAGAGTAACACAAGAGCTTTGGTGGTGGACATCAAGGACTTGTATCGGAGTGGGCGCATGATCACCAAATAACGGTCAAAACTGATTAAGGACACGTTTAGGATCGAAGCACTAGTCAACATTACATCAAAAGAGACCCAAATCGAACAGAATTCCGGTGCGAGAATCCATCGGCCATATATTTCGTTGAGCATAGCCGGTATCATGACAACAGTGCCTACCAACAGATCGGCCAGGCTAAGCGAGACAATGAATATATTTGAAACAGTATGTAATACCCTGTTACTGGACACGGCGACAACCACAAGAATATTACCCACAATTGTAGCCAATATAATGCCTCCTAGCGTTGTTCCCACTGCTATCGAGGTGAAACAAACACCGGTATCAGCCATTATGTAACCGGCCATACCCCTCTTATGAATATAGAAGCTCCCCGGGGGTGGTTTGACGGGTTAGGTGCCAATGTTTGTCAAGCActcacaaccatcagcaggcaGATGTCAGAGCCTCAGTTCGGTACTGATGATGCATCGTTTGCTTGTGCGTTTTGCCAGATCGATCCGATGTAAATGACGAATAATATAGCGAGAACACAATATCCTGTCCTGCCCCGCAGGAGAGCCGTAATCTATTAGACTAAGTATGAATTTACTCCAAAAACATCATGCAACAGAAAAGACAGAGTGGACTTTGAAACGCGCAGCGTGGATACAGCCTATAACTCTCCTGAATTCACGGCTTGCAGCTAAACTTCACACGAGAGTGAACTGACAAAAGTCAGCACGAGTCAAaggaataaacaaaacaaaacatgtgtaGTCAATTTAGACTTTCAGTCCATTCTTATCATCCCAGCAGAACTTTTGATCACTCTGTGTTAGTTCCTGTAGAAAGCACAATTGTATGACATCGCTGGTTTTACCATCTCGGTAGAACTTTTCTTCAATGCATGTTGGTTCCCAACAGGAAAATAGAAAACATAATTGCATGAAATTCCTTGTTCACCATATCCATGAGCTTTCCTGGTGGTTGCCAACTGAGAACACTGTTACACAATATACCTGACCTTACCATCTCAGCAGAATTTTTCTTGAATATCTTTTGATCCCAAATAGGAAACACAATTGCACGACAGTCTTGTTCGTCCAGAATTTGTGTAGATATGTTTTGTACAGCTTGCCGGTAGAAATCTTGCCATAATGGAATTCATTCGTAGACGTCCGTTGCGACTGTAAAGCACGACATTACCTAAAAGTATCCTTGCTCCAGACGCCTTACTGAGATCTAAAACCGTAAACTCAAGCTTCCGGTAGCAAAAATCCCTGCCTGTCCATGGTAAAGGGGATGTAGATTAAGAGACAACTAGGGGTCCCTGATCTGTGTATCTTGATGCGGTTGGCATCCTCTGGTCGTGAACAAAAGCCTCATCAATACCTGACATGAACAATGTGAGATTTTCCCAGTAGATAAGTATATGGACACGCTATGTAACATGCTACGCACGACTCTGATTGGCAAACGCTCGTGGGTGGTTCCATATACGGTAAAGGCCGCTGTCTCCAGTGACAGATAAACCAAACACACAGACCAAGAATTGACCGAACACACACTTTCAATAAATCCGTGAATTTGAAAGGCTAATTCTTGATCAACACCTTTAAATGTTAACTCACGCGAATCGTATAGTCTTTGATGACTGGTACTAGTGCTGCTGTTCAAACGGTACATTGATCAGACGCTGCTAATCGAGTATACAGAGCCTGACAAGCGTAGGGAGCCTCTAGTTGCGCTGTCTGGCTTTGACGGCTTCGTCGCCCTCTCCTGCCCGACCCATGCAGGATAGCATTCGGTGAGAACATCCGGGGACAAAGGCTGTCCCCAAAACATCCCGTAGCCACACTTGAAAAGGTGTCAAATGCAGATTTAGCCTGCAGTCAGTGCATAGaacgagttttttttttgttttggaattgACATCTGACGTTTCAAAAACGTGTCGCAAAATCACGCGGCCCTGCGTGCCCACAAAGATAGCATGTAACAGCAAAACAGGTATTTTTCCGATGTCTTTAAATCATAAATCCAATTTAACACCCAGAGCAAAATCCGCTGATGAATTCCCAAAATCATAATTATAGGCGTTCTTGTCGATCAGGCGTGCAGTACAGTTAGAAGAACCTGTCACCCAGGTCATAATCGCGACAGCCGAGCGACTGCGGCCTGCGAACCCAGCTGTCTTCTTGTAGATCTATACCGCTGGCACTGATCATGACTCCATTTGAGGAATCTACCAAACCGGTGCTCACTGATTTGCTGGCTTGATTCCTCAGGTCCTGTGTAGCTTCGAGGACGAGGAAATTGGACCTGCTGGCCATCGCAAATAGCAGTTGATAACGCCGTGGCCTGCATTACCTCTATGGATACCGAGAATTCCGCAAATATGACAGGAAGCAAGACGTTAAAATGAATGTTCATTATGATTAGGAGCAAATGCCCTTCACCATCTTTCAGATTGGTCCAAAATTAACTGTCATCGATTCTGTGAATGATTTTGGCTGTAAAGAGCTACATCAGAGTTAATCATAATCCGATTTCTCTCCTTCATAAGGAATTAAAAAATGTCTTGGATATACTAACATCACATTTGTTAAAAACTCAGAATCCCATGTTTCattctgattttaaatttgtaaCCCGTGGccagaaaaatatggaacggtAGGCAGCCCCGACAAGACAAGAGGGCAAGTACTGCTATGTGAGCCGCTTTTGGCTCAGTAAATTTTGATTCCCCGATCTAATCTCTCATAACTAGATTTTTATAAAAGTTGTGACGcaatgtacaataaaacaataaaataaactgacATTTCGTTTATCCAAATTTGCGGATTACTTATCCAGAACCATTGTCATATTATCCTAAATTAAACACTGATGTAAGTCGTTATACTAAATCGTTATTTATGAAGTTCATAACTTATATTTAGGTCTTATAAGTTTTAATCACTCAATTCCAATTTATAAATTAGAAGTTCATGATGACCAATTATGTAATTACTGGTTATAAAACGATGTTAGAATGCGAATTACATGATTCATATTTACGAATTGCATAGTGTCTTATTTACAGCTTATAAATCCACAATTATGCGGATAGGGAATCACAACATACAAAATACTTAACCCGTCATTTCGATGAGAGTATAGTGTTTCAGCACGGACCAATAACCCGCAAAAACAGATCGCAAAGAAACGGTTTGTGTGTCAATAAATCTTTGTTTTAAGTAGTCCTCCTAGAAGTCCTACAACAAAACGTTGACCGCACTTCTTAGGAACTTTTTATATACGATTTGCTGATCCATTACTGATTCGTAAATGCGTGTTATCTTATCCACATTGAATATTGGGCGTGTCGTCTATGTGCTTCACGGATCTCAGTCACTGCATTCTATTCTTGGTTGCGTCAAGTAAACATGGCTGAGATATGGAAATCAAAATGTTCCAGTACTGTTTTATTGTTCTGTTTATGATTGCTAAAGTCCATGTACTTCTTATGCCACAAACGTCTAGATAAAAAGATATCAGGAACTGCAGAGCCGTGCAAATAGGTATTGGATCtgatgtaatttttatattgtatactgGGAGGGGGGAGTAGTTTAACCATTCAAAATTTATCCGTCCACAAGTGACTGTATAAATTCAAAGTAAGCCTTCATTACAGGGGGCCtgcttggctcagttggttagcgcgctagcacaacgtaatgacccaggggcctctcaccaatgcagcccaAGTCCAGTTCATGAGGACTTCCTCTCAGGCTATACTTGgaaagatctgacagcaaccgacggatggtcgtgggtttccccccaggctctgccctgttctTCCCATCCCCTCTCTCACCaacaccataatgccggccgccgtcgtataagtgaaatgttcttgagtacggcaaaaacaccaaccaaataaataaataatacttccATCACAGAAACAGCTATCCGTTATGTACGTGAATTGCTTAAGAATAAATATGCCACTTAGACTGTTTGCGATTTGTCCTTATGTCTCCAGGGTTGCACAGTGTAGATCTACAATTGATCGTTAGCCTCGCAGTAGTTCTGAGTCATATATATGTCAATAGTCAATTGATGTCAGAAACTCAGAGAATAACAATGTCTGGATTAGTAGTATACTGTGTCGAAAACGTGTCGCTTTACGGATGATTCGTGTCGTTGAGCGAAACACAGG belongs to Liolophura sinensis isolate JHLJ2023 chromosome 9, CUHK_Ljap_v2, whole genome shotgun sequence and includes:
- the LOC135475032 gene encoding 5-hydroxytryptamine receptor 6-like, with the translated sequence MADTGVCFTSIAVGTTLGGIILATIVGNILVVVAVSSNRVLHTVSNIFIVSLSLADLLVGTVVMIPAMLNEIYGRWILAPEFCSIWVSFDVMLTSASILNVSLISFDRYLVIMRPLRYKSLMSTTKALVLLSVIWFIAIMASFLPIENGWHYMEATLENLTANSDTPQCIFVVSLPFAATVSSLTILLPILISFTLYYRISKEANRQFCLLRMLATPGNVLLGMQKVPSKTVRETFTRKATITLGIIVGAYVLTWAPFLTANIVEVFCRCVPPKVFKVFVWLGYCNSLVNPIIYPLFMRDFRKVYFRFLFFCFPFLKALKKYERGHSERHVNIPIK